Proteins found in one Mytilus edulis chromosome 2, xbMytEdul2.2, whole genome shotgun sequence genomic segment:
- the LOC139510979 gene encoding proprotein convertase subtilisin/kexin type 6-like gives MNVLPAWRSCVNGSGVTVGVVDKGVQDHTDLNINRNLDYGKRQSVTYWADQLILEQNRQNQQRWRYGYNRQPQQRWNSAYNIIQRRKQESLKHGTRVAGIVAAKQNRLGIVGIAFGAEIADISSALNQKSALEYGTTYGRGRLGSVYVFATGNSGGEETDVFRDSCSYDRLVTNRYVISVAGIQHNLQKLPNGEACSAMMVAAFTAKAGANSYQVETKYIGNRNTTNFNQNSAAAPMVSGAVALALSANPALTYRDIMHLLVQTSRSDLQGQAYQSKFFTNAANIKVSSYFGFGLLDIGNLVERSKTWKNVPRKESCRSITTYNKRLTRDSIVVQVTQCSVSYIEHVEVSLKVNHRHAGQIKWVLVSPHGTKSTILPGRGLDPTTEMDITVLTVQLWGENPIGYWTLEPTAVFGKSLGYGTVELASLLIHGYACRSSVDECLPPAEQDRPSSTVRSLPEQVDGTQDVGSSLMTGRRRGECPSHLTASCVEQCSSDSDCLYYQKCCNNGCGHTCDISSLYQGSWSSWSQWSGCSVTCGGGTRSRRRQCYLGYCSGERYESRQCNNRECQNEGHYERRSGECPSHLTSSCVEQCSTDRDCLYYQKCCHNGCGHTCESRTYRPSTTVRSRPVQECSDRYEGCSRLAINNGCIRNGIRYMTYHCRRTCDYC, from the exons ATGAATGTATTGCCAGCATGGAGAAGTTGTGTAAATGGTTCTGGAGTGACAGTAGGTGTTGTTGACAAAGGCGTTCAGGACCACACAGACCTAAACATT aATAGAAATTTGGATTATGGAAAAAGACAGTCAGTGACATATTG GGCAGACCAGTTGATATTG GAGCAGAACAGACAAAATCAACAAAGGTGGCGATATGGTTACAATAGACAACCTCAACAAAGATGGAATTCTGCTTACAACATCATACAGCGTAGAAAACAAGAATCACTTAA ACATGGTACAAGAGTAGCCGGTATTGTGGCAGCGAAACAAAATAGACTTGGTATAGTTGGAATTGCATTTGGAGCTGAAATTGCTG ACATATCCTCTGCTCTAAATCAAAAGAGTGCTCTGGAATACGGAACAACttat GGAAGAGGTCGTCTTGGATCTGTTTATGTGTTTGCTACTGGAAATAGTGGTGGAGAAGAAACCGATGTCTTTCGTGATAGTTGTTCTTATGACAGACTGGTTACTAATAGATACGTGATTTCTGTAGCAG gGATTCAGCACAATCTTCAAAAACTTCCAAACGGCGAAGCTTGTAGTGCTATGATGGTTGCAGCCTTTACTGCAAAAGCGGGCGCTAATTCATATCAAGTG GAAACCAAATATATTGGAAACAGAAATACCACAAATTTTAACCAGAACTCTGCTGCAGCACCAATGGTATCCGGTGCTGTAGCTCTTGCTTTAAGTGCCAA TCCAGCTTTAACTTATCGAGATATTATGCATCTACTGGTACAGACGTCAAGAAGTGATCTCCAAGGTCAAGCATATCAATCAAAGTTCTTTACGAATGCTGCAAACATCAAgg TATCATCATACTTTGGATTTGGATTACTTGATATCGGGAATCTAGTCGAAAGGAGCAAAACTTGGAAAAACGTTCCAAGAAAAGAAAGCTGTAGATCAATAACTACGTATAACAAGcg acTAACTCGTGACTCCATCGTGGTTCAAGTCACTCAATGCTCTGTTTCTTATATAGAACATGTCGAAGTAtcattaaaagtaaaccataGACATGCGGGACAGATAAAATGGGTTCTTGTATCTCCACATGGCACAAAATCTACAATTCTTCCTGGCAGAGGTCTTGATCCTACTACTGAAATGGACATAACTGTCTTAACTGTTCAACTATGGGGAGAAAATCCAATTGGATACTGGACATTAGAACCCACAGCTGTGTTCGGTAAAAGTCTTG GTTACGGAACTGTAGAATTAGCAAGCCTATTGATACATGGATATGCGTGTCGAAGTTCTGTAGACGAATGTCTACCACCTGCTGAACAAG ATCGACCATCATCAACAGTTAGATCTCTGCCAGAGCAAG TTGATGGAACACAAGATGTGGGTTCTTCATTAATGACAG GAAGGAGACGTGGTGAATGTCCATCTCATTTAACAGCAAGCTGTGTTGAACAGTGTTCTTCTGACAGCGATTGTTTATACTATCAAAAGTGTTGTAACAACGGATGTGGGCATACATGTGATATTTCTAGTTTAT ATCAAGGATCTTGGTCCAGTTGGAGCCAATGGTCAGGCTGCTCGGTAACATGTGGAGGAGGAACTCGAAGTCGGCGTAGACAATGTTATTTAGGATACTGTTCAGGCGAACGCTATGAAAGCAGACAATGCAACAATCGTGAATGTCAAAATGAAGGACATTATG AGAGGAGATCTGGTGAATGCCCATCTCATTTAACATCAAGTTGTGTTGAACAGTGTTCTACTGACAGGGATTGTTTATACTATCAAAAGTGTTGTCACAACGGATGTGGGCATACATGCGAATCTAGAACAT ATCGACCATCAACAACAGTTAGATCCCGGCCAGTGCaag